The Triticum aestivum cultivar Chinese Spring chromosome 6D, IWGSC CS RefSeq v2.1, whole genome shotgun sequence genomic sequence TGTAGCTCCTGGTGCTCGTATTTCTTCCTGATTTATTTTAGGATACTCGGCGATGCGCGTTCAGTGTGAGGAGACGTTCCTGTTGACTACGAGAGGCACCTTTagtgacttcatcaatctcaagatgatataccggctcagtctctcaaagatgctcataggggtagggtgtgcgtgcgttGACCTGAACGATTGTGACGCCGAATGCAACTAACAACCATCATAGTGGAAGAGAAACAATATTGTCTCGCAGTCCCCAATCTCAAAAGAGCTATGCAGTTCAGTTACGAGAAATATAATTGGCTAGTTCTTACTTCATCATGGGTGAATTGGCTGAAAAGCGTTTGGTGTGGTAAGTTGTGAAATTTTTCTTGTTGGATTACTCGTTGCTGAAGTTGGTAGGCTAACATCGGCTGGTCTTTGGAGACCAACGGTGAATAAATTTATCGCAGAAAAAAAAAACAGTAGACGGGATCCACCCAGCTCGCTTCATCTGGGCCTGAACTGGGCCGGATGTGTGGATCTTCCGGAAGGAAACTGCTGAGACCGACTCGAGAACCCACGGACGCCAGCCGCCGCCCGTCCCACATCCCACCGGCGGCGACTCGGGGTTCCAGCCGTCAGCACGCAGCCGTCGACTGTGTGACGGTGGAGCCACAGGGGTGGTGGTAATAAGGGCGATCCCACGCCAGGCGCCACATCGGGCCTGGATCGATGAGCCGCCGTTCCTCGCCAGCGCCGCTGGATGACGGCGACCTCCTGGAGGAGATCCTGCTCCGCCTGCCTCCTAAGCCGTCGTCCCTCCGCAGCGCCTCCCTTGTCTGCAAGCGCTGGCGTGGCATCCTCGCCGACCGTCGATTCGTCCAACGCTTCCGCAAGCACCACCGGAAGCCTCCTCTGTTGGGCTACTTCGTCAAAAAATATAAAGGGGCTAGCTTCACTTCGATGTCAGACTTCACCCTCATTACGAGCTCCATCCCTCGTCTTCGCCACCTCAACCTCGTCTACTGCCGCCACGGTGTTGCCCTTTTTCTTGATGCACTCTGCGAGATCCTCGTGTGGAACCCCATCACCAATGTCCAGTGCCACGTGGCTTTTCCGCGGGGGCTCAACCATGACCCGGTTTGCCGTGTCGAGACTGCCGCGGTGCTCTGCTCCGCCTCTGACAATCTTCTGGTGCAGGGCGAATTTATGCTAGTATTAGTTGGGTACTATCCTAACCAAGCAAAGGCATTCACATGTCTCTACCAATCCAAGTCTGGTTTATGGGGAGAAATTATGTCAACACCGGCTCGATGTTCAGTTTACAGGAACAGGACCAGCGTCCACGTTGGAAATACACTTTGTTGGTTGCTTTATACCACCGAAATTTTTCAGTTTGATTTTGAAAGGCAGACATTTGCCGTGATTGAAAAGCCGTCAGGCGCCTATGCTGGCGTCAACTGCTGGCATTTTCAGCCTTTACAAACAGAGGATGGTGGCCTTGGCCTAGCCGTTTGCTCAAAAACCATAAACATTCAACTTTGGGCGAGGAAATCCAACTGCGATGACATCGTTTCGTGGGTGCTACAGAAAACCATTCAATTAGATGACCAAATTTCACATCCGGTGTTCCTGACTAAAGCAAGATGTGTTGTGATGATGGGGTATgacgaggacacaaatgtgatctTCCTATGTTTCGAATCTTGTCATTACTTCATGCTCCAGCTTGACTCAATGCAGTTTAGGCATATTGGTACCGAAACAGACTGGTGTTACAAAATGTGTTATCCATATAGAAATTTCTATACTAAAGGTAATACAAGTTCTCTTCATTGCATACATAACAAAGTCCGGTCAATTATTTTGCTAAGAGTCATTCATAGTACTTTTGATAACTGTTTGAATTGATATCGTTGTTCTTCACAAGGGTTAACTGGACATTTAAAAATAAGTGAAGTTGCTTGTTTCTTTGTCTGGATGGTGATGATATTGACAATTTAATTTTACTATATCATTATTTGTTACCAAAGTAGTTAATGGTATAATAACAACAAATAGATAGAACTGTAGCTATTGATATCGAATTGCTTGTTTCTTTGTCTCGATTGTCATGACGTTGAGTTGCTTGGCCATCACTATCTGTGTAAAATTGTTGATACCATTATGTCCTTGTATTTATCCAATATTTGAAGTAGTCTTTTGATTCCCACTTCAAAATCTGAAAGTGTGTTACGTTTATTTAATAAAAGTTTTTCTCGTGGAATAGTTACTCGATTGGCACACTTTGTACTCCGTAGTATTTATCTTGGTTGACCCTACTAATAACCAATTTTGACATTCGAGGATCGTGCAACAGTTGATTTTCGTGCTTAACCTGTACGGCTAGTTGTCTAGATCTTGTCATGCTTAATTATTTCTCTATCTTGATCTTTGTTCTGCTTTTCTTCGAACAGAGGCGCCACAAGAAGATGAAGGTCTTGGATCAAAGAAGTGACCCCTGCTACACTGCTGATGCTACAGACTGGTCTGTTTGGCGTATGCGGCAGGAGGAACTGTCTTAGGGAAGCAAGTACAATAGTATGGTATTTATAGGGTGAGTTTTGAGTCAGTGGCAGGTTTTGTACCGGTTTAGGATGTTAGACGTAACTAGACCAGATGCTGCTATGATGTACTGCATCTGAACTGTTTGTTACAGTCCTGGTATCTTTTATTTGAAAAGAGTTGCTTCTAGTGTTGCCGACTTAGCGCACATCTGCAAGTTGCTAATAGTTATGTTATTTGCTTTCATTTGCAAATACTGTTCTGGTTACCAATGTGGAGTTCCTCTTTAAAATGAGTTGCTAATTTGAGGACACAATCCCACTACGTACTTTGACGACCATGGATGTAACAAGGTCGCATGGACAGTGAAAATCGCAAAATTTGACACTGCTGTACACTAGACAACCTGATCCTCTCTCTGTTCGATGGACAAGGAATTTTAAATGCAATACAAATCTGATGAACATTTTAGACACTTGTTGTTTCCGTTCAGGTGATCATTGGCATCAAACCGTTTAAAGAGAGAACCTCAATGCTGCTACAAGGAATGGCAATTGGTAACCCAGTTCGGTACTTTCAAGAGTTCAGCTTCTTATTCCAACGTGAATTGCATCTACACTGTTTATTTGGAACCACACATTGATACAATAGATACAAGAATTGCTGTGTTCTTGAAAATTATTGAGCTAGTTTGTATGTTCATCAGGTCTGTATTGCATTTAAAATTATTCTGCTGCCGGTAGCGGACCCTGATGGGAAGTGAGGGCAGCTCAAGGCACGACCCATCGATGGCCGGCCGGTGATGGCAGGGGCATTCCGGGGCCTCCTGGCCTTACATCTGGTGAGGTCAGATCGGTCGTGACAGTGACCCTGGTCCCCGGTGGAGTGGTGGGGTGGCTGCCGGTGACCTTCCCCTGCGTGAATCTTGCCGGCTGGGCCCCCTTCCTGGGCTCGTTCTGGGGTGGAAGAAGGGGTCTACTTCCCTGCACCGGTCGGTGGCATACTTGTGCCGCGGCTGGGGCCCTGGTGGTAGGAGTCCCCAGGTGCTCGTGGGTGGAGCTCGCGAGTTGGGTGTAGGCTGGCTGCCATGGCCGTGCGGCCAGCGTTGTGGCTGCTGTTCGGCGTGCGATGGCAATGTTGTGTTTGTGTTCGTCGACAGCGGTGTAGGCCGACAGCGGTGGCGGGCGTCGTCTCCTTCGTAGCGATGCCATTGCGGCTGCTCTATCCTTCGTGTTGCACGGGGGGAAAACCATCATCCTTTGGATTGGGAGGTGGTGGTATTTTGATGGCGTACCCTTCCTGGAGGTGCCGCATTGGAGTCCATGGTTCCTCAAGTGCGGCTTCATCTCTGCGCCGTGACTCGGTCATGGTGGAGCACTACGACAACTTCAAGCAGTGCTTTTATTGCATACCTTTAGATTCTTTGGACTGGATTGCGGGGTGTAGTTGTTCCGCACCATTGTATCCTGCCTTAGGTGTGTGTGGCTTGGTGCTGTGTTCTATGCTTTGGGTTCTATGGTCGTTAACTTATCTATAAAGCAGGGAGATAGAACTTTTCTGTAAACTCAAATTTTTACAACTGGTGTACATTAGACAACTTGATTCCTCCTTGGCTGGATGGACATGGAAATTTTTACAACTGGTGTACATTAGACAACTTGTATTGTGTTTCATGTACTTATTTAACTATGCACAGTTCGAATTATTCAAGGTACTATATCCTTCATTTGCACTACAAAGAGTTTTATGGGTAAATAGTATGGAAAGACCTTGCTCATACTACTAAAGTTTGTTACTTTTTTTAAGACTGTCACCGTGGGAGCACTCCCCCACCTGAATTTGTTCTCGTTTCAAAAGGAAATTTGATCAGATTTGTATGGAAACTGAATCAAAAACCAAACAAAGTGACCCGTTTTATCAGGAAAACAGGGCCAAAAATCTGCACAAGCAAGTTAGCCTCGGTCGACCAGACGACACTGGGAAACAGTCgcaccaaacacacacacacacgggtaCGGAGCTGCCACTCTGACGTCCCCCGCTCCTGCACTAGCTTTAACGTCGCACGGCACGAACGCCTTTTAGCTCTTGCTACATGAGACGGCCTCTTGCAGACCACGACCGTCGCGCCAAACATCCGGGGCCACCACCCCGAAATACCAGCCAGGCCAACCCCAAAGATCTCGTCGACTGCACAAACAAGGTGGTGTGCCGGAGTTGGAGTCTAGCTAGTCATGAGGAAGACGCACTATTCCGAGATCTCTTTGTTGAAGACCGCTCTACTAGGCCTATTCAACTAGCTGCTGAATTATATATGCTTTATTATGAAAACATGCATCTTACCGAGTTCTGTGAAACTCTTCCTTGTGCCTTTCATCAGGAAACTTGTCTGAAGGCGTTTCATTCAACCATCGGTCCGGAGAGAAATGAAGAATTATCCACCTGGCAAAACTGCATCTGGGCACACAAGATGGGTATTTTTTTTATCCTTCAAGACTTTTGCTGGCGGCATATTTTGTTATATCCACCAACACGCCCAACATCGTTGTTAATGAGTTTAAGACCATGATGCAGGACGTCCAAGTGAAGGAAGAGCAGCTACGTTCCGTGAATGATTGCTCGCTATCCTTAACAAATTCTACTGTCGAGGGTATACTGTCAAGGAGTATATTCTGATTGATGGTTGTTCTTGCAATTGATTTATGTCTCCCTCATGCTAACATCTAATTTGGTACGTGTGTTATCGGAGTTTTAGGCTTGAAACCATTTCGTACTTGGTTGTTGGAGGGATATGAAACAACCCTCTCTACGGGAGCGCAATTCAGCGCTTGGGCGACAACCTCCAGGACTGCAGCGCGAGCCCCCTCTTGGCTCCCGATGATGATGGTGGTCTGTGTATAGAAACAAATTGATCGATTCTTAAGAAAACATTATCTCTTCATCATTGTTTCATTTTAGTTCTTTCATTCTCTGATATCCACGAAAATGTCCCCGTAATTTTTATTTAACCCCTCGGGTTATCCAAGCTTTACGGTCAGCCCTCTGGCTTACTGTATTTTACATTCTAGTCTGTATTCCTTTGATATTTCGCCAGATACTACACTTGGGAAAAAACCATCTTTTCAAATCTAACTTGACACGGTTAGTACCAAAAATTGGCAAAAGTTTCATAGTAGAAAAAAATAGACCGAGTGCCATATATGGAATAAAAATTATTTGAGGGCCAAATAGAGAACCATATTTCTATCTACGGCCAAATAAGAAACTCTCTCTTCTGTTTATTTATATGTGCCCCCATCCCCCTCTTCTTGTCGTATGAACCCTAACTTCACGGATGGATGGATCTGGGTTGATGATGGATCCAACACCACGGATACTAGCGGGTGAGTCTCAATCAAAACCATGGATCTTGAATCTTGTGTTATTAATCAAGGGAGAATTTTTAATCCGTGTGCAGATCGAAGATGGTTCGCTTGGATGAACCGCCGCCAATCCTCATCAACGATGCATCCGCTGGAAGATGAGGACCTCCTCCAAGAGATCCTCCTCCGTCTCCCTCCTCAGCCATCCTCCCTCCCCCGTGCCTCCCTTGTCTGCACACGCTGGCACCGCATCCTCTCTGACCCCAAGTTCCCCCACCGCTTTCGCAAGCACCACCAGAAACCTCCTCTGCTCGGCTTCTTTTTGGTTGTGCCCTTGGGCAACCGCACCTTTACTCCCATCCTGGATAGGCCTGACCGCATCCCAGCAACGCGATTTGCTCTTCCACAGGGCCACGACCTCCCCCAAGACCAATGGCACTTCATGGGATGCCGCCACGGCCTCACTGTCCTAATCAACGCGTGGCAACGCCAGATTGTCATGTGGAATCCTCTCACTGGACAACTGCGGCGTGTGACATTTCCACAGTCGATCAGGTACAAACATGAGATATTTTGTCATGCTACGGTGCTCTGCGCTGACCCCGAAGATGGGCATGTGCACGGCGATTGCTTCTTGAGCCCTTTTAAATTGGTTATGGTCAGTGTCAGAGACAGGGAAACATGTGCTTGTGTTTATGACTCAACATCTGGTGTATGGGGCAATATTTTATCGATTGTGACTATGAGTACAAATATTTTCATAAGGCACAACATCCTGGTCGAAAATGCAATTTACTTTCATGGAGGTGAGATCCTTGCCTTTGATCTGGAAAAGCAGAGTCTTGGTGTGATTGACATGCCAAGTGATGTGGATCTTCGTGACTTCGGGACTTCTCAGCTCTTACGGATGGAAGATGGTGGACTTGGACTCGTTGTTTTGTCATTTTTAACCATTCAATTATGGCAGAGAAAGTCAGATTGTGGAGTTGTCAGATGGGTGTTGCTACAGAAAACCATTGAATTGGAGGATCATCTCGTTCCACGTAGAATGGGCCATGATTGCATAATTGTAATGGTACTGATAGCGGGGTATGATGAGGAGAAAATTTTGATTGTACTATCTACGACGGGTGGCAACTTCATGCTCCAGGTTGGGTCAATGAAGACCAgaaatatttgtgaaggaaatcTCATAAGTGATGAGACCTTTTATCCCTACACAAATTTCTATACTACAGGTAATATCTACATTGCACAAGCAACAAATATCCTATCTGTTTTCTTTGTCTGAGTATCATATCAATTTCTTTAGGGTCATAAAGGGGCACATGATTGTTGTATTACTGTTCCCGTAGTTAAAAATTGAATAGGTATATAAGTACAAAATTTAGTTGTTTGTTTTTTTTGCCGGTCCAGTGATCTTACAATGATAGAATTACTTAGTTTACTACTAGGATGTGTTCATTATTTCCACTAAACATTATCAATTTTAGCATATTTGTTTGGTACAAAAACTATATCAACACCACCCCAGAGATAAAATGTACTAATACTACCAGTCCTACACCATGATTTCCGGGTGTTCACATACATAGTATGAATTAATTGACGCAACCACCTAAGGCTTATGCGCCACCAACATTAGAACCTTCAGTTAAACAAATAGAAGGTAGTGTGACACATGTATCAAAAGTTTCCCTTTTCTCACATTTAACCCATGGACATTTCAGTTCAACTGATACCTTACAACATTTAATTTACAGTCTGAGGAACGGGTATGTTGGCGCTAGTTTCCTATCTACAGAATACACCATCTCAGCTGGCTTCAGAGTCACAAAATGCACCATCAGGCAAGCAGGCAACAAGGTGTTGGCAAATAAGCATGTAGGTACCTACCAAGAGTACAAGACCTCGGAGAAGGATTCGGCTTGCAAAAGAAATTTTGGGAAGTTTACCATTGGTGCACAACTATGATAATGCTTTCTCACATTCCCTATCAGATTCATATAGAATTAATGCAATGGAATGAGCTTTTAAAAGTGTCTTGATACTTCTTTTTTGTTTTGAGTGTGTATACATTGTGCCATATTATAGATGCGAGTACTTAATTCAAGAATTGATTTATACATTTTCAAGTCAGTCTAATTCTAGATCTACCATCGCAATTTTCTTGTTCTGAATTGCATTAAAATTTGCTCTTTGAGTTTAGGATTACCATTTCCAACACTTGTGTTAAGTAAGTTTTTCAAGAAAGATCACCTTGCAGATAGTATAGAAAAAACACCTTGCAAGTAAGATCTTCTTATACATACCATTTTAACATCTTCCAGAAGAACACTTCAATTACAAGTGCATAACTTTCGTATTTAAGTTCAAAACTCCTTGACCTGGACATAAGCCAACACCGTGTGGTAGCGGTGGATAAGTTGGTGGGCAACGCATGGCTAGTGTTTGTTTGCATGGGTTATGTGCAACAGGTCATAACCATGTCTCCTCCAATCTCGGTCACCTTGCCATGTGCAAAAGGCCTTATGCACCTTTCTTGATGGACATGGAATATTAAATAACAATACAAATATATTGTACATTTTAGAGGCTTGTTGTTTCGGTTCAGGTGATCATTGGCTTCAATCCGATCGAAGCGAGAACCTTGTTACTACTGTAACGAAAGCAATGGCATTAGGTAACCCACTTTGTTACTATTGAGGGTTCGGTTGCTTATCCCGATGTGTAGTGCATCAAAACTATTTATTTTGGAATAAAACACTGCTATAATAGGCACACAAGAATTGTAGTGTTCTTGAAAAGTATTGAGCTAGTCTGTATGTTCATCAAGTTCCTGTACTTGCGTAACTCTGCACAATTTGAATTATTCCAGGTACTAAACTTGATGTGCACCTCAAAGAGTTTTCTGGGTCGGTAATACTATATAGAAAGACACTTATAGTCGAAAGCTCTTAGTTTGCCGTATGTATGTATCTACAATTTATCTTTCCTTCAGAAAAACAATGGTTGAGTCATTTGGTGCATTTCAACTTTCTCCTGCATGGACTAAAATCAACGACCACACTTGACAAACCGTGGTTAGTATAAGTTCCAGAAAACAATCCAATGTGTCAGAGTTGGAGTTTGTGGTAATCATGCATGAGGAAGACACACTATTTGGAGATCTCACTGCTGAAGCCCGCTCTACCAGGGCTATTCAGCTAGCAAATGATTTGATATGCTTTATGAAAACACGCATCTTAATGATGTTCTGTGAAACTTTGTCTTGTGCCTTTCATTTTAAACTTATTTTTGTGTCTTTAAACCACCGGGTCAGAAAAAAAAACACTTTCAACCTAGGAAAAATGCATTTGTAGTTTTAGACACACATGATGGGTTTCTGTCCTTTCAAGACTTTTGCTCATGTTGTACCATGTTTTGTAATGTCCACCAGTATGCCAAACATGGTTTTTGCGGTGCAGGACATATAGGTGAAGGGAGAGCAGCTATGTTTCATTTATGACTTCCTCGTATCGATTGCAACTGGGGGTATGCTTGTGGGCACTGTCAAGGAGAATACTACAACTGGTACAATTTAATTTTTGGTTGTTCTTGTAGTTGATTGATGTGACAATTACTCATGCTGATTTATAATTTGATAAGTGCGCTGATGGAGCTTTAGGCTTGAAAGAATTTCAGAAATACTTGGTTTTCTTTTGCGAGGCAGAACTACTTGGTCGTTGAAGGGATGCCCTCTTGGCTCCTGACAACGACAATGGCCTATTAGAAACAAATGGATCGATTTGTAACACAAAGAGGGAGTGGATTGGAAACCTCATCTTGTCATTATTGTTTCATTATAGTCCTTTCATTCCTTTTTATCCACAAAATTGGCCCCATAGTTTCCATTTTCAGCCCTCCGGTTATCCAAACTTTACAGTTCAGCCCTCTAGCTTACTGCATTCTATTGGTCACACAAATGCACTAAGGGCAAAAACGTATTTCCAAGTCACACTCAACACAGTTAGTATCCAAAAACGGGAACGAGATCCTCTGACTTAGATCAATCTATTGCCGAGGGAAGTAGTACGCGTTGCATCGTCCGTTGGCGATCTGACGACTCGCTGTGAGGTGCGCTCTTTCCTTCTCTCCCGTTCGTGTCCACACGAACACAAGCAGCCCATCCGGCCCAACACGACGACACCCATCGATTCATCGCCTGAGCTCTCGTCTCGTTAAAAAAAAGGAACTCTCGCCTTGCCTTAGAGTTCGCCGGCGGGGAGGAGCCGCCTAGCCGTGGAGGCGGCAGACAGCCGCCGCTTCGTCCAGGTGACAGGCCGCCTAGCAGTGGAGGTAGCGGAGCCAGCAGCTGCCTCGTCCAGGGCGCGATGCATCGGAGCCATCGAGCTGCGGAGCCGGCGCCGTCGACGCCGCCGAGCTGCCGAGGCCACGAAGCCAACCTCGTCAAGGCTTCTGCGGGGCATCTGCTCTGCTGCTTGTATTGTGTCCTGATGTACGAATGTTTCCAGAGTAAAAAGAGAGAAGCTACAGCAGCATTTTGAATGAATGTTATGATTGAATTACTCTTCTAGTTTGTACTTCTACATTTGCAGAATGTGTCCGACTTGAGTGGTACTTGTACATGTGCACAGTTGAACAGATTTGTATGGAAAATGTTCCTGCTTTCTTGAATGTTTGTTATGGCTGAAGAATTATTCCAGTAATTAAACAGAGTGTGTGTGCAAAATCGGACAGAACTGATAGAAATGCACTGAATTGAACTGTTGTGATATAAGGTTGTCAATTTGAAAGCATATAGCAGGTGTTGTTATTTAGAGAGGATAGCACCTGCTATTGACAATTTGTGAGCATGTCCTTCCAAGAATAAAATGATTTGCAAGTCATGTGCCTGCTTTGGCTGCTGAATGTAAATGAGCATGCATACAAAAATTGCAGGTGCATTGAACAAAATAGATGCCAACCCAGGGAGTATATCTCTGAAATGCATGAAAAAACTGATTGATCAACTAGAACCTAAACTGAACTGAATGGCCAAATTTCACAAAACCATG encodes the following:
- the LOC123140683 gene encoding F-box/kelch-repeat protein At3g23880-like, which translates into the protein MSRRSSPAPLDDGDLLEEILLRLPPKPSSLRSASLVCKRWRGILADRRFVQRFRKHHRKPPLLGYFVKKYKGASFTSMSDFTLITSSIPRLRHLNLVYCRHGVALFLDALCEILVWNPITNVQCHVAFPRGLNHDPVCRVETAAVLCSASDNLLVQGEFMLVLVGYYPNQAKAFTCLYQSKSGLWGEIMSTPARCSVYRNRTSVHVGNTLCWLLYTTEIFQFDFERQTFAVIEKPSGAYAGVNCWHFQPLQTEDGGLGLAVCSKTINIQLWARKSNCDDIVSWVLQKTIQLDDQISHPVFLTKARCVVMMGYDEDTNVIFLCFESCHYFMLQLDSMQFRHIGTETDWCYKMCYPYRNFYTKEAPQEDEGLGSKK
- the LOC123140684 gene encoding putative F-box/kelch-repeat protein At3g17280, whose translation is MDLESCVINQGRIFNPCADRRWFAWMNRRQSSSTMHPLEDEDLLQEILLRLPPQPSSLPRASLVCTRWHRILSDPKFPHRFRKHHQKPPLLGFFLVVPLGNRTFTPILDRPDRIPATRFALPQGHDLPQDQWHFMGCRHGLTVLINAWQRQIVMWNPLTGQLRRVTFPQSIRYKHEIFCHATVLCADPEDGHVHGDCFLSPFKLVMVSVRDRETCACVYDSTSGVWGNILSIVTMSTNIFIRHNILVENAIYFHGGEILAFDLEKQSLGVIDMPSDVDLRDFGTSQLLRMEDGGLGLVVLSFLTIQLWQRKSDCGVVRWVLLQKTIELEDHLVPRRMGHDCIIVMVLIAGYDEEKILIVLSTTGGNFMLQVGSMKTRNICEGNLISDETFYPYTNFYTTV